One Streptomyces sp. V4I8 genomic window carries:
- the gndA gene encoding NADP-dependent phosphogluconate dehydrogenase, which yields MSTSAQIGVTGLAVMGRNLARNFARNGYTVAVHNRTPARTRALVEEFGGEGEFIPAESAKDFVAALERPRRLVIMVKAGEPTDAVIEEFAPLLEPGDMIIDGGNAHFADTRRRERDLREQGIHFVGMGVSGGEEGALNGPSIMPGGPKESYDSLGPMLEKISAKAKDGAPCVTHVGPDGAGHFVKMVHNGIEYADMQLIGEAYQLLRDVAGYEPAQIAEIFRTWNQGRLDSYLIEITAEVLSHVDAATGKPFVDVVVDQAEQKGTGRWTVQIALDLGVPVSGIAEAVFARSLSGHAALRDASRGLAGPTATPLGEAEAAAFADRVEQALYASKIVSYTQGFHEIDAARAEYDWDIDLGAVSAIWRGGCIIRAAFLDRIRAAYDARADLPSLLSDDTFAQEIAAAQDDWREVIIAATRQGVPTPGFAAALAYYDALRAERLPAALTQGQRDYFGAHTYRRTDRDGSFHTLWGGDRSEVAG from the coding sequence ATGAGCACTTCGGCGCAGATCGGCGTCACGGGTCTCGCGGTCATGGGCCGCAATCTCGCCCGCAACTTCGCCCGCAACGGCTACACCGTCGCGGTCCACAACCGGACGCCGGCGCGTACGCGGGCGCTGGTGGAGGAGTTCGGTGGCGAGGGCGAGTTCATCCCGGCCGAGTCCGCCAAGGACTTCGTGGCGGCGCTGGAGCGACCGCGGCGGCTGGTCATCATGGTGAAGGCCGGCGAGCCGACCGACGCGGTGATCGAGGAGTTCGCACCGCTGCTGGAGCCCGGCGACATGATCATCGACGGTGGCAACGCGCACTTCGCCGACACCCGGCGCCGGGAGCGGGACCTGCGCGAGCAGGGCATCCACTTCGTCGGCATGGGTGTCTCGGGCGGCGAGGAGGGCGCGCTGAACGGGCCGAGCATCATGCCGGGTGGCCCGAAGGAGTCGTACGACTCGCTGGGCCCGATGCTGGAGAAGATCTCCGCCAAGGCGAAGGACGGCGCGCCCTGCGTGACGCACGTCGGCCCCGACGGCGCCGGACACTTCGTGAAGATGGTGCACAACGGCATCGAGTACGCCGACATGCAGCTCATCGGCGAGGCGTACCAGCTGCTGCGGGACGTCGCCGGGTACGAGCCCGCCCAGATCGCGGAGATCTTCCGCACCTGGAACCAGGGCCGGCTGGATTCCTACCTGATCGAGATCACCGCCGAGGTGCTGTCGCACGTGGACGCCGCGACGGGCAAGCCGTTCGTGGACGTGGTCGTCGACCAGGCCGAGCAGAAGGGCACGGGCCGCTGGACCGTGCAGATCGCCCTGGACCTGGGCGTGCCGGTGTCGGGTATCGCGGAGGCCGTCTTCGCCCGCTCCCTGTCCGGGCACGCGGCGCTGCGGGACGCGTCCCGCGGGCTGGCCGGCCCGACGGCCACGCCGCTGGGCGAGGCGGAGGCCGCGGCCTTCGCCGACCGGGTCGAGCAGGCGCTGTACGCGTCGAAGATCGTGTCGTACACGCAGGGCTTCCACGAGATCGACGCGGCGCGCGCGGAGTACGACTGGGACATCGACCTGGGCGCCGTCTCGGCGATCTGGCGCGGCGGCTGCATCATTCGCGCGGCGTTCCTGGACCGGATCCGCGCGGCGTACGACGCCCGGGCCGATCTGCCGAGCCTGCTGTCCGATGACACGTTCGCGCAGGAGATCGCCGCGGCGCAGGACGACTGGCGTGAGGTGATCATCGCGGCGACCCGGCAGGGTGTGCCGACGCCGGGCTTCGCGGCGGCCCTCGCCTACTACGACG
- a CDS encoding transglycosylase family protein, whose translation MAVRGRHRRYQPNRINRASLTVTAGGAGMALPFIGTGAAQAADVSTWNKVAACESTSRWDVNTGNGYYGGLQFAQSTWEAYGGTRYAGRADLATKDQQIAVAEKVLDGQGPGAWPVCSVRAGLTRGGDTPDIHPAGTGRTGQKTSVQDVQPQTTPQSRAGTAEMYTVVHGDTLSGIAESQKVRGGWRGLYTANRKTIGADPDLILPGQRLAVRGKAATTTDAPKATPRPTPRATPEKTSSDRDQKREEQATTTSRSLVSPVSASLGTPYRKAGSSWSKGYHTGVDFAVPTGTSVKAVGAGKVVSAGWEGSFGYQVVIRHADGRYSQYAHLSAISVKDGQSVGAGQRIGRSGSTGNSTGPHLHFEVRTGPGFGSDIDPVAYLRAGGVRI comes from the coding sequence ATGGCCGTACGCGGTCGGCACCGCCGGTACCAGCCGAACAGGATCAACCGCGCCTCACTCACCGTCACCGCGGGCGGCGCCGGAATGGCGCTCCCCTTCATCGGCACCGGCGCCGCGCAGGCCGCCGACGTGAGCACCTGGAACAAGGTCGCCGCGTGCGAGTCGACCAGCCGGTGGGACGTCAACACCGGCAACGGCTACTACGGCGGACTGCAGTTCGCCCAGTCGACATGGGAGGCCTACGGCGGCACCCGGTACGCGGGGCGAGCGGATCTGGCCACCAAGGACCAGCAGATCGCCGTCGCGGAGAAGGTGCTCGACGGGCAGGGGCCCGGCGCCTGGCCGGTGTGCTCGGTGCGGGCCGGGCTGACCCGGGGCGGGGACACACCTGACATCCACCCCGCGGGCACCGGCCGCACCGGTCAGAAGACCTCGGTCCAGGACGTCCAGCCGCAGACCACCCCCCAGTCACGGGCGGGCACCGCCGAGATGTACACCGTGGTCCACGGGGACACCCTCTCGGGGATCGCCGAGTCGCAGAAGGTCAGGGGTGGTTGGCGGGGCCTGTACACGGCGAACCGGAAGACCATCGGAGCGGACCCCGATCTGATCCTGCCGGGGCAGCGGCTCGCGGTGCGCGGCAAGGCGGCCACGACGACGGACGCGCCGAAGGCCACCCCGCGGCCGACCCCCAGGGCCACCCCCGAGAAGACCTCCTCGGACCGCGACCAGAAGCGCGAAGAGCAGGCCACGACGACCAGCCGCTCGCTGGTGTCCCCGGTGAGCGCCTCCTTGGGCACCCCGTACCGCAAGGCCGGTTCGTCCTGGTCGAAGGGCTACCACACCGGCGTCGACTTCGCCGTCCCGACCGGCACCTCCGTGAAGGCCGTCGGGGCCGGGAAGGTCGTGAGCGCCGGGTGGGAGGGCTCCTTCGGCTACCAGGTGGTGATCCGGCACGCCGACGGGCGCTACAGCCAGTACGCCCATCTCTCGGCGATCTCCGTCAAGGACGGGCAGTCGGTGGGGGCGGGGCAGCGCATCGGCCGCTCCGGGTCCACGGGCAACAGCACGGGTCCGCATCTGCACTTCGAGGTGCGGACGGGGCCCGGCTTCGGCTCGGACATCGACCCGGTGGCGTACCTCCGGGCCGGTGGCGTCAGGATTTGA
- a CDS encoding DMT family transporter → MSALALSVLLSLVSAVAYAGGAIVQERVAVSSPGQQFAPMRRPGWWAAVALNGLGGLLHVVALAFGPLSLVQPLGALTIVFALPMAALFVGRRAGSTAWRGAIMATVGLAGLLSLVGSSESQSLATAERVGVALVTGGIVVALMIAGRAAHRHPAVRSMLLATGSGIAFGMSSVFTKVVAVDWNGGVSMADAPALATIGVFATAGMLLSQAAYRGAGLAAPLATLTVVNPVVAAAVGITMFGETFRYGTTGTVLALGCGVVAAGGLILLTTERIARTAAESTAALPEPASSAALPAPAMRPVYGEELLAGLPEQAGARPGEEILVPDSEEIVVPDRIDGILIPAQVAEGAYEDGEPPHPESEPPNLYGPFYGGPYVPTPVLDRHRIRVKS, encoded by the coding sequence GGTGTCCTCCCCGGGACAGCAGTTCGCGCCGATGCGTCGGCCGGGCTGGTGGGCGGCGGTCGCGTTGAACGGCCTCGGTGGGCTGCTGCACGTGGTGGCGCTGGCTTTCGGTCCGCTGAGCCTGGTGCAGCCGCTGGGTGCGCTGACGATCGTGTTCGCGCTGCCGATGGCGGCGCTGTTCGTGGGCCGCAGGGCCGGTTCGACGGCCTGGCGGGGCGCGATCATGGCGACCGTGGGTCTCGCCGGCCTGCTGTCCCTGGTCGGCTCCTCGGAGTCGCAGTCGCTGGCCACCGCCGAGCGGGTGGGCGTGGCCCTGGTGACCGGCGGCATCGTGGTGGCGCTGATGATCGCGGGCCGTGCGGCCCACCGCCACCCGGCGGTGCGCAGCATGCTGCTCGCGACCGGGTCCGGCATAGCCTTCGGCATGTCCTCTGTGTTCACGAAGGTCGTGGCGGTGGACTGGAACGGCGGGGTGTCGATGGCCGACGCGCCCGCCCTGGCCACGATAGGCGTCTTCGCGACGGCCGGCATGCTGCTGTCCCAGGCCGCCTACCGGGGCGCGGGACTGGCGGCACCGCTGGCCACACTGACGGTCGTGAACCCGGTCGTGGCGGCCGCGGTCGGCATCACGATGTTCGGCGAGACCTTCCGGTACGGCACCACGGGCACCGTGCTCGCGCTGGGCTGCGGTGTGGTGGCGGCGGGCGGCCTGATCCTGCTGACGACGGAGCGGATCGCGCGCACGGCGGCGGAGTCCACGGCCGCGCTGCCCGAGCCGGCGAGCTCGGCGGCCCTGCCCGCGCCGGCCATGCGTCCGGTGTACGGCGAGGAGCTGCTCGCCGGCCTTCCCGAGCAGGCCGGAGCGAGGCCGGGCGAGGAGATCCTGGTGCCGGACAGCGAGGAGATCGTCGTACCGGACAGGATCGACGGCATCCTCATACCGGCCCAGGTCGCGGAGGGCGCGTACGAGGACGGCGAGCCGCCGCACCCCGAGAGCGAGCCCCCGAACCTCTACGGCCCCTTCTACGGCGGCCCCTACGTGCCCACACCGGTCCTCGACCGGCACCGGATCCGCGTCAAATCCTGA